The Terriglobales bacterium DNA segment TTGGCAATGTGATAATGCGTGCTCACCGGAGTTGCGATTACCAGCGCATCACTGGCTTCCATAAGCTCATCCATCGAGTCAAATGGAGTCACGGAGGGAAAACGGCAGGCCAATTTGGCCAGTGCTTGACGGCTTTTGTCAAAGCACATTATCCGATCGCAACGATTGGTTTCTACGAATGCACGGACTAGATTCGGACCCCAGTACCCACACCCTACCACGCCGATATTCAAGAGACACCTCGGTTAGCCGGCAATTGTCGGCGATTTACAGGTAAAAAGAATTAACGACGGAGCTTCACCAAGTGAAAACATTGTTAACGAAGGTCAGCAGCGTACGATTTTTGAAGACGTGAGACCACGAGTCGCATTTCTGGTATCCACCACCAGCTGGGACTCGCGCACAATTTCGGCGAAATCGTAATCGGAATGGTCGGTAACGATCAGCACGCAATCAAACTGCCCCAGGTTCTCGAGTTCCGTTCGCTTCAGCTGTAGATCGTACTTGCGCCCACGGCCCACAAATGGGAAATACGGGTCGTTGTAACTGACCTGGGCGCCGGCCTTCTGCAGGAGTTCGATGATGGTCAAAGAAGGTGATTCCCGTAAGTCGTCGATGTCCTTTTTGTAAGCGACTCCAAGCACCAGGACCTTGGAGCCGTTCACTGACTTCTTTTGCGCATTAAGCGCCTCAGAGACCGAACGCAAAACGTGGTACGGCATGGCAGTATTGATTTCCCCTGCCAGCTCAATGAAGCGCGTCTGAAAGTCAAATTCCTTCGCCTTCCACGACAAGTAGAAGGGATCGACGGGAATGCAGTGTCCGCCCAATCCGGGCCCCGGATAGAACGGCTGGAATCCGAATGGTTTGGTTGACGCTGCTTCGATTACTTCCCAGATGTCTACTCCCATGCGCAAGCACAGCAATTTCAGTTCGTTCACCAATGCGATGTTGACGCAACGATAGATGTTCTCCAGCAACTTGGTCATTTCGGCCGCTGCCGGAGTGGAAACCCGCACTACACGGTTAAAAATCGACTTGTAGAGCGCGAGGGCAGCGGCTGATGCCTGCTCATCAAGTCCTCCCACAACCTTGGGGATGTCGCGGCGGGCAACGCTATCGTTGCCTGGATCCTCGCGTTCAGGCGAAAACGCAAGATAGAACTCGTCTGCTGTTTCCGGAGACGACGCTTTGCGGGCGGCTGTCAATCCGCTTCGGTTCTTGCCTTCCAATATGGGGAGGACGATTTCCTCAGTGGTGCCGGGATACGTGGTGCTCTCCAGCACAATCAACTGACCGGCACGCAAGTTAGGCGCGATCGCTTCAACTGTGGTGGTGATGTAGCTGAGATCGGGTTCGCGGTATTCGTTCAGAGGAGTGGGAACGCAGATAATAACTGCGTCCATTTCTCCCAGCCGAGTGAAATCGGAGGTAGCGGAAAACCCGTGGCCCTGCGCTTGTTGAATCTGGGTGCCGGGGACTCTGCAGATATAAGAACCGCCCTGGTTCAGCGTATCCACTTTCTTGATGTCAATGTCGAATCCAGTGACCCGAAATCTCTCTTCGCTGAATAAAAGCGCCAGCGGAAGTCCCACATATCCCAGACCAATTATGCCTACTCGTGCGGTGCGGGATTCAATTTTGAGCTTGAGTTGATCAACTGACGAAACCTGCAAAAGCTGGGTAGCCATGATTTTCCTCTGAATGGGTTAAAGGTCGTTGCGAATGGATCGAGCACAGATACGAAAAGCGAAAGCGCTATTCAAAACCGCGTCTGGCGAGAGCAGCGATGTCAAACGGGCCGTACATCGTATCCTTCGATGGTTAAAGCCAGGGAACGTTGAATCGCGTCAATGGAGATCACCAGCCGACGGGAACCATGTAGTGCAGTCAAAATTCCTTCAATTCCGTCCATCGGCCCCCCGTGGACGCGTACGCGTTGGCCAACTTTCAAAAACGGGATGGCTGTGAATTCAGCCTTGCCGGCCAAAATCGTACGAACCTCTTCGATTTGTCGCTCGGGGATGGGCGCCCCTTTGCCATGATCTCCCACTAATCCGATCACGCCGGGCGTCTGGAACAACATCAGGCGAATGTCGGAAGCCGAGCTGAGTTGCACAAAAAGATATCCCGGGAACAATGGGACTTCAACTTTCTTGCGGCGGTCACTCCATTGATGCACCTGTTCCACCAGAGGCAAGAAAGCTGAAAATCCTTTCTCCTGTAAGGCGGATGCGATTTTCTTTTCATGCCGGGACCGGGAGTGGATGGCGAACCAGCGCATGGGGGCCGGAGAGGTCGTGCTTGCAGTCGTTGAGGAACTCGCTGCCTGATTGATGATCGCGAGTTGAACACAGCTACTCATAGCTTCGCCCTCTGAGTCCCATTGGGACCCTTAAATTGACTCGAACTCGTAAACACCGTGCTCAATGGCAGTGCTTAACAGAGGGGAAGGAACACTAGATCGTTCGGCCAGTTCACTGGATCCTGTGCGGCGAGACAACGAAGGGACGCCGAGGCTCCTCGTATGCTTATGGACTGTTCTTGGGACGGCAAAACGACGCTGGACTCCACCCTCGGCACGGGATACTGCAAGCTAGCTGCCAGCAGCTCGGATGGGGGAAACCACTGAGGGAGAAATACTCCTGCTCTAACCCTATGAAAACAAGTTAAATAAGTAAACTTGAGGAAAACTCCGACTGTGACTCTGGTTTGGTAAATTCAAATCCCAAGGAGAGTTGCAACTTTTTGCACAGCATAAGCATTTTTTTTGGAGACTGGGGCCCTAGTTTTAACAATTAAGTAACCCTGAATCAGGCGTTTATAAAGCGCCTTCAACTCGGGGGAAGGGGAGATCATGCAGCTGGACTTGTGCAAGAGGAGAGGTGACGTACGTAGGAATGACCTGGATTTTTGTCTCCCTAAATCAGGCACGCGGGATTGAGTTGCGGCTCACAACAAACGAATTTAGACTTGGTGAACACCGCACCGCGATATAGGCAGCCCGCAGTCAACGGATCTCGGAGACGCATTGCATGAAGGGTGTAGTTCTGGCAGGCGGTATAGGGTCGCGTCTTTTCCCCCTTACAAGGGTAACCAACAAGCATCTTCTGCCGGTTTATAACCAGCCAATGGTCTTCTACCCAATCCAGGCTCTGGTGAATATCGGCGTAAGCGACATTCTTATCGTCACTGGTGGACACAGCGCAGGAGACTTCCTTCGCCTGCTGGCAAACGGCAAGGATTTCGGCCTCAAGCGCTTTAACTATGCCTATCAGGAAGGTGAAGGCGGTATTGCGGATGCCCTGCGACTTGCGGAACATTTTGCCGAAGGAGAGCAGGTTTGCGTAATTCTTGGCGACAACATTATCGAGAACAACGCTTGCGAGGCGGCGGAGCGATTTAGGAAACAAGAGACGGGCGCACACATTCTGCTGAAGGAAGTGCACGATCCCGAGCGCTTCGGCTGTCCGGAGATCGTCGGCGATCGCATCGTGCGCATCGAAGAGAAACCGAGGCGACCGCGATCGCGGTATGCGGTCACTGGAATTTATTTTTACGACAATTCAGTGTTTAAGAAAATACAGCGGTTGAAACCTTCGGGACGCGGCGAGTTGGAGATCACCGACATCAACAACATGTACCTGGAAGAGGGAACTCTGACGTACAGTATTCTCGAGGGCTGGTGGACGGACGCGGGGACGTTTGAGTCGCTTCGCCGAGCGAGCAATCTGGTCGCCGAGACGTCAGCCAACAAGATGTTTACGCCGGATCCTCCTAAAACTCGTCTGCGGTCACGCGGACGAAAGGTTGCGGTAGCCACCTAAACATCGGAGCTCGAGTCGCTTGAAAATCTTTGTCACTGGAGGAGCTGGCTTCATCGGCTCCAATTTTATTCGCCACGTTTTGTCCTCGGAATGTGGTCACTCAGTCATCAACTACGACAAGTTAACTTATGCCGGAAATTTGGCGAATCTGCACGGAGTAGACACGAACCGGAGTTACGCCTTCATCCAGGGTGATATTTGCGACATCAAAGCAGTCGCCGAAAGTATGAAGGGATGCGAAGCGGTCGTCCACTTCGCGGCGGAATCGCACGTTGATCGCAGTATCCATGAACCGGCACCGGTAATCCAGACCAACCTAACCGGCACGTTTGTTTTGCTGGAGGTTGCGCGCGAACTCAAGGTCAAAAGGTTTGTTCACGTCTCTACTGACGAGGTGTATGGCGATGTTCCGGCAGGCGTCACCACGGATGAAGAGTATCCGCTGCAGCCCAATAGCCCATATTCAGCCAGCAAGGCGGGATCCGACATGTTGGTGCGTTCGTATGTGCGCACGTACGGCTTCCCTGCCCTGATCACTCGATCGTGCAACAACTACGGACCATACCA contains these protein-coding regions:
- a CDS encoding nucleotide sugar dehydrogenase — its product is MATQLLQVSSVDQLKLKIESRTARVGIIGLGYVGLPLALLFSEERFRVTGFDIDIKKVDTLNQGGSYICRVPGTQIQQAQGHGFSATSDFTRLGEMDAVIICVPTPLNEYREPDLSYITTTVEAIAPNLRAGQLIVLESTTYPGTTEEIVLPILEGKNRSGLTAARKASSPETADEFYLAFSPEREDPGNDSVARRDIPKVVGGLDEQASAAALALYKSIFNRVVRVSTPAAAEMTKLLENIYRCVNIALVNELKLLCLRMGVDIWEVIEAASTKPFGFQPFYPGPGLGGHCIPVDPFYLSWKAKEFDFQTRFIELAGEINTAMPYHVLRSVSEALNAQKKSVNGSKVLVLGVAYKKDIDDLRESPSLTIIELLQKAGAQVSYNDPYFPFVGRGRKYDLQLKRTELENLGQFDCVLIVTDHSDYDFAEIVRESQLVVDTRNATRGLTSSKIVRC
- a CDS encoding UpxY family transcription antiterminator — its product is MSSCVQLAIINQAASSSTTASTTSPAPMRWFAIHSRSRHEKKIASALQEKGFSAFLPLVEQVHQWSDRRKKVEVPLFPGYLFVQLSSASDIRLMLFQTPGVIGLVGDHGKGAPIPERQIEEVRTILAGKAEFTAIPFLKVGQRVRVHGGPMDGIEGILTALHGSRRLVISIDAIQRSLALTIEGYDVRPV
- a CDS encoding sugar phosphate nucleotidyltransferase encodes the protein MKGVVLAGGIGSRLFPLTRVTNKHLLPVYNQPMVFYPIQALVNIGVSDILIVTGGHSAGDFLRLLANGKDFGLKRFNYAYQEGEGGIADALRLAEHFAEGEQVCVILGDNIIENNACEAAERFRKQETGAHILLKEVHDPERFGCPEIVGDRIVRIEEKPRRPRSRYAVTGIYFYDNSVFKKIQRLKPSGRGELEITDINNMYLEEGTLTYSILEGWWTDAGTFESLRRASNLVAETSANKMFTPDPPKTRLRSRGRKVAVAT
- the rfbB gene encoding dTDP-glucose 4,6-dehydratase, producing MKIFVTGGAGFIGSNFIRHVLSSECGHSVINYDKLTYAGNLANLHGVDTNRSYAFIQGDICDIKAVAESMKGCEAVVHFAAESHVDRSIHEPAPVIQTNLTGTFVLLEVARELKVKRFVHVSTDEVYGDVPAGVTTDEEYPLQPNSPYSASKAGSDMLVRSYVRTYGFPALITRSCNNYGPYQFPEKFLPLMISNALENRPIPVYGDGAQEREWLHVEDNCRAIYAVLERGRVGQIYNIGTRDSERNIDLTKRLLRIIGKPETLISYVTDRPGHDRRYAIDSQKIQRELNWQPQIPLDEGLRSTVEWYRNNNPWLTAVLKKGTAVATYAPRT